Proteins encoded together in one Carya illinoinensis cultivar Pawnee chromosome 3, C.illinoinensisPawnee_v1, whole genome shotgun sequence window:
- the LOC122303131 gene encoding 2-methylene-furan-3-one reductase-like codes for MAAPSSFTIPSHNKAWVYSEYGSSVDVLKLDPHVPVQEVKDDQVLVKVVAVALNPVDTKRMNGFFKATDSPLPTVPGHDIAGVVVKVGSQVKNFKEGDEVYGDINEVALEQPKRFGSLAQYTAVEERLLSLKPNSLSFVEAASIPLAIETAYEGLERTGFSAGKSILVLGGAGGVGTHVIQLAKHVFGASKVAATASTGKLELLKSLGTDWAIDYTKENFEDLPEKFDVVYDTVGEVERAIKAMKEGGRVVTIVPLPTPATPPPPAFTFILTSKGSILEKLKPYFESGKVKPIIDPKSPFPFSKTVEAFSYLNTNRATGKVVVYPFP; via the exons ATGGCAGCCCCTTCATCTTTTACGATACCCTCCCACAACAAAGCTTGGGTCTACTCCGAATATGGTAGTTCTGTTGATGTTTTGAAACTTGACCCCCATGTTCCCGTCCAGGAAGTGAAGGACGACCAAGTGCTGGTCAAGGTTGTTGCTGTAGCCCTTAATCCTGTCGATACTAAGAGGATGAATGGATTTTTTAAGGCCACAGACTCCCCTTTACCT ACTGTTCCGGGACATGACATTGCTGGTGTGGTGGTGAAAGTGGGAAGCCAAGTAAAGAATTTCAAGGAGGGAGATGAAGTATATGGGGATATCAATGAGGTAGCTTTAGAGCAACCAAAAAGATTTGGATCATTGGCCCAATACACTGCTGTGGAAGAGAGATTATTGTCTCTTAAACCCAATAGCCTAAGTTTTGTGGAAGCAGCTAGCATTCCTCTGGCTATTGAGACTGCCTATGAAGGCCTTGAACGCACAGGATTTTCTGCTGGTAAATCCATCCTTGTTTTGGGAGGTGCTGGTGGAGTTGGGACACATGTTATTCAG CTGGCAAAGCATGTTTTTGGTGCATCCAAGGTAGCAGCTACTGCAAGCACTGGGAAACTGGAATTGTTGAAGAGTTTGGGAACTGATTGGGCTATTGATTATACCAAGGAGAACTTTGAAGACCTTCCTGAGAAATTTGACGTGGTATATGATACAGTTG GGGAGGTTGAGAGGGCAATCAAGGCGATGAAAGAAGGTGGTCGGGTCGTGACAATAGTACCTCTACCAACTCCAGCAACTCCACCACCACCAGCATTCACATTTATACTCACTTCTAAGGGTTCAATCTTGGAAAAGCTGAAACCTTACTTTGAGAGTGGGAAGGTGAAGCCGATCATAGACCCGAAAAGCCCATTTCCATTTTCCAAGACTGTGGAAGCATTTTCCTATCTGAACACTAACAGAGCTACTGGAAAGGTGGTCGTGTATCCCTTCCCTTGA